A part of Chanodichthys erythropterus isolate Z2021 chromosome 4, ASM2448905v1, whole genome shotgun sequence genomic DNA contains:
- the paqr8 gene encoding membrane progestin receptor beta: MASGVLGRLSTLTLSIQQLGQLPHLSNWLPRLPLPKATVLASEVPSLFREPYILSGYRPVHQEWLSYFCSLFQSHNESLNVWTHLLAIPAVLLHFSLFTVTWGLMLNVASLPLFLYVLSSLTYLSFSVAAHLLQSQSELAHYSLFFVDYVGIAVYQYGCALGHYFYCSEPVWRQSLVGAVFLPGAAVLAWLSCASCCYAKFRYRRPYPLRRKICQIIPTSLAYLLDISPVVHRLVTRSWDEPVLVFHALQVVFFVLSALFFSCPVPERFFPGRCDIVGHGHQIFHIFLAMCTMCQLEAMFRDYLVHQQSVVTMHGEHFILLAGGSFFLLVLCSVLTAVLMREAVQRQLKKKDCKQI, encoded by the coding sequence ATGGCAAGCGGAGTTTTGGGCCGTCTTAGTACTCTGACATTGAGTATACAGCAGCTGGGTCAGTTACCACACTTGTCGAACTGGTTGCCCCGTCTACCTTTACCTAAAGCCACCGTACTTGCCTCTGAGGTGCCGAGTCTGTTTCGTGAGCCTTACATCTTGTCGGGCTATCGTCCGGTCCACCAGGAATGGCTGAGCTACTTCTGTAGCCTCTTTCAAAGTCACAATGAGTCGCTCAATGTATGGACACACCTGCTGGCGATCCCTGCTGTTCTACTCCACTTTTCTTTATTCACAGTCACATGGGGGCTGATGCTCAATGTGGCGTCTTTGCCTCTGTTTTTGTACGTGTTGTCGTCACTTACCTACCTCAGTTTTAGCGTGGCCGCCCACCTGTTGCAGTCACAGTCTGAGCTGGCCCATTACTCCCTCTTCTTCGTAGACTATGTTGGCATAGCTGTTTACCAATATGGCTGTGCACTTGGCCACTATTTTTACTGTTCTGAGCCAGTATGGAGACAAAGCCTAGTGGGTGCTGTTTTTCTACCCGGTGCCGCGGTGCTGGCCTGGTTGTCCTGCGCCAGTTGCTGCTACGCCAAATTCCGTTACCGCCGTCCATACCCTCTCCGCCGCAAGATCTGCCAGATCATTCCCACCAGCCTGGCGTACTTGCTCGACATAAGCCCTGTAGTGCACCGCCTGGTCACCAGATCTTGGGACGAGCCAGTGTTGGTGTTTCACGCCCTGCAAGTGGTGTTTTTTGTGTTGTCGGCTCTGTTTTTCTCTTGCCCAGTTCCTGAGCGCTTCTTTCCAGGGAGATGTGACATTGTGGGTCACGGACATCAGATCTTCCACATCTTCCTGGCCATGTGTACTATGTGCCAGCTGGAGGCAATGTTTAGAGACTATCTGGTGCATCAGCAGTCAGTAGTAACTATGCATGGAGAACACTTCATTCTACTGGCTGGAGGATCGTTCTTCTTATTGGTGTTGTGCAGCGTTCTGACTGCAGTTCTAATGAGAGAAGCTGTGCAAAGACAGCTGAAGAAGAAAGACTGCAAACAAATTTGA
- the mcm3 gene encoding DNA replication licensing factor MCM3: MAAEVVDDQELREAQRDYLDFLDDDQDQGIYQSKVRQMISENKSRLIVNLNDLRRRNEKRAAKLLSNAFEELVAFQRALKDLVASIDATYAKQHEEFFIGLEGSFGNKHVSPRTLTSRLLGSMVCLEGIVTKCSLVRPKVVRSVHYCPATKKTMERKYTDLTSLEAFPSSAIYPTKDEENNPLETEFGLSVYKDHQTITVQEMPEKAPAGQLPRSVDIILDNDLVDAIKPGDRAQVIGTYRCLPGKKGGFTSGTFRTIMIACHVKQMSKEVAHYFSADDVAKIKSFCRSRSKNLFDQLARSLAPSIHGHEYIKKAILCMLLGGVEKVLENGSRIRGDINVLLIGDPSVAKSQLLRYVLHTAPRAIPTTGRGSSGVGLTAAVTTDQETGERRLEAGAMVLGDRGVVCIDEFDKMSDMDRTAIHEVMEQGRVTIAKAGIHARLNARCSVLAAANPVYGRYNQYKTPMENIGLQDSLLSRFDLLFIMLDQMDPEQDREVSDHVLRIHRYRDPHEQEGAALSFGGAIDALATEDPNVVQEEEEELQVYEKHNPLLHGSKKLKDRVVSKEFMRKYIHVAKALSPVLTQDAANHIAEEYSRLRSQEQLGSDIARTSPVTARTLETLIRLSTAHAKARMSKVVELLDTEVAVELVQFAYFKKVLEKERKRSRNGGQDAASEDEEEEDEAQETPRPQRKRRRQSERRTSQGSESYDPYDFDTETDIPQIQSPAAARQGEEPVDTPDQNGHTGLSDDRLKEFKTALLEVFRSAHAQSVGMIALMESINKSCPSPFNETEVRAALARMQDDNQVMVADDIIFLI; the protein is encoded by the exons ATGGCTGCTGAAGTTGTGGACGACCAGGAGCTGAGGGAGGCGCAGAGGGATTACCTGGATTTTCTTGACGATGAT CAAGACCAGGGCATCTATCAGAGCAAAGTACGACAGATGATCAGCGAAAACAAATCCAGGCTCATTGTGAACCTCAACGACCTGCGCCGCCGCAACGAAAAGCGAGCAGCCaa GTTGCTGAGTAATGCTTTTGAAGAGCTTGTTGCATTCCAGCGTGCCCTAAAAGATCTGGTGGCTTCAATAGATGCCACTTATGCCAAGCAGCACGAAGAGTTCTTCATTGGTCTGGAGGGCAGCTTCGGCAACAAACACGTCTCCCCTCGAACCTTGACCTCTCGTCTTTTGGGTAGCATGGTGTGTTTGGAGGGCATTGTCACAAAAT GCTCTTTGGTGCGTCCCAAAGTAGTACGCAGTGTGCACTACTGCCCAGCCACTAAGAAGACTATGGAGCGCAAATACACAGATCTGACCTCTCTGGAAGCCTTCCCTTCAAGTGCCATTTACCCCACCAAG GATGAGGAGAACAATCCACTGGAGACTGAGTTCGGTCTGTCCGTCTACAAGGACCATCAGACCATCACAGTGCAGGAGATGCCAGAGAAGGCCCCTGCCGGTCAGCTGCCCCGCTCTGTGGACATCATCCTGGACAACGACCTGGTGGACGCTATAAAACCAGGGGACCGTGCGCAGGTGATCGGCACCTACCGCTGCCTGCCCGGCAAGAAGGGCGGATTCACCTCGGGCACCTTCAG GACCATCATGATCGCCTGTCACGTCAAACAGATGAGCAAAGAAGTCGCTCACTACTTCTCTGCAGATGATGTAGCCAAGATCAAGAGCTTCTGCAGATCTCGCTCAAAG AATTTGTTTGATCAGTTGGCTCGCTCACTGGCCCCCAGTATTCATGGTCATGAGTACATAAAGAAGGCCATCCTGTGTATGCTTCTAGGAGGGGTGGAGAAGGTTTTGGAGAACGGCTCACGCATTAGAGGAGACATCAACGTACTTCTCATAG GTGACCCGTCAGTGGCCAAGTCTCAGCTGCTCCGGTACGTTCTGCACACCGCACCTCGTGCCATTCCCACCACAGGCCGAGGCTCATCAGGTGTAGGTCTGACTGCAGCCGTCACCACTGACCAAGAGACAG GTGAGCGTCGTCTCGAGGCTGGTGCCATGGTTTTGGGGGATCGAGGGGTGGTCTGCATTGATGAGTTTGACAAAATGTCAGATATGGATCGCACTGCTATCCATGAGGTCATGGAACAGGGCCGCGTCACCATCGCTAAGGCCGGCATCCACGCTCGGCTCAATGCCCGCTGCAGCGTCCTGGCAGCTGCCAACCCCGTTTATGGCCGA TATAATCAGTATAAGACCCCCATGGAGAACATTGGCCTGCAGGACTCGCTGCTGTCTCGTTTTGATTTGCTCTTCATCATGCTGGATCAGATGGACCCAGAGCAGGACCGTGAGGTTTCCGATCACGTCTTGCGCATTCACCGCTACAGGGATCCCCATGAGCAGGAAGGAGCAG CTCTGTCTTTTGGTGGTGCAATCGATGCATTGGCCACTGAAGACCCTAATGTAGTTcaggaggaagaagaggagcTGCAAGTGTATGAGAAACACAATCCACTTCTCCATGGCAGCAAAAAACTCAA gGACAGAGTGGTGAGTAAAGAATTCATGAGGAAGTACATCCACGTTGCCAAGGCTCTTTCTCCTGTTCTGACTCAAGATGCAGCCAATCACATTGCAGAGGAGTACTCAAGACTGCGCAGTCAGGAGCAGCTCGGCTCTGACATTGCACGG ACGTCACCAGTTACTGCTAGAACCCTAGAGACTTTGATCCGTCTTTCTACGGCTCACGCCAAAGCTCGCATGAGCAAAGTTGTGGAACTGTTGGACACAGAAGTTGCTGTGGAGCTTGTGCAGTTTGCCTATTTCAAGaag GTTTTGGAGAAGGAACGTAAACGCTCTAGAAATGGGGGGCAGGATGCAGCCTCAGAggatgaggaggaagaggatgaagCACAAGAAACACCTCGACCACAGAGAAAAAG GAGGCGCCAATCTGAGCGCAGAACATCTCAGGGCAGCGAGTCTTATGACCCCTATGACTTTGATACTGAGACTGACATACCACAAA TTCAGTCCCCAGCTGCTGCAAGGCAGGGTGAGGAGCCAGTGGACACACCTGATCAGAATGGTCACACGGGGTTATCTGATGACAG GTTGAAGGAGTTCAAAACCGCACTGCTGGAGGTGTTCCGCTCTGCTCATGCTCAGTCAGTGGGCATGATCGCTCTAATGGAGAGCATCAACAAGAGCTGCCCATCACCGTTTAACGAAACCGAGGTCCGTGCCGCTCTCGCCCGCATGCAGGATGACAACCAGGTTATGGTGGCTGATGACATCATCTTCCTTATATAA
- the il17a/f3 gene encoding interleukin 17a/f3, which translates to MQLSLVFRAVLLLFLLALILGVECNSSQKKPKRKGKSKHLDARGKKDKLWFVMDSTLNMSMTASPSPSRSMSPWTYETSFDNSRIPVQISEAKCEKRRCLTKDGKEDWGLESKPIYYEIIVLRRVKGKNTTQYALKLETKIVSLGCTCVLPIVVPQS; encoded by the exons ATGCAGCTCTCATTA GTTTTCAGAGCTGTGCTGCTGCTTTTTCTGCTTGCCCTTATATTAGGCGTAGAATGTAATTCCTCTCAGAAAAAGCctaaaagaaaaggaaaatcaAAACATTTAGATGCCAGAGGTAAAAAGGACAAACTGTGGTTCGTCATGGACTCAACTCTGAACATGTCAATGACTGCCTCCCCATCTCCAAGCAGATCTATGTCACCATGGACATATGA AACTTCCTTTGACAATTCACGAATCCCAGTGCAAATCTCTGAGGCAAAATGTGAAAAAAGACGCTGTTTAACTAAAGATGGTAAAGAAGACTGGGGACTGGAGTCTAAACCCATCTACTACGAGATCATTGTTCTGAGGCGAGTGAAGGGCAAAAACACGACACAATACGCCCTTAAACTGGAGACTAAAATAGTTAGTCTAGGCTGTACATGTGTTTTACCCATTGTTGTGCCTCAGAGTTAA
- the stmn4 gene encoding stathmin-4, translated as MMSCDRRGAAADAAELLYPRSSRHRAKEREVKKRIPGKKTKRERGGEIRTTPHQGEKDRAKGCKRHCINMTLAAYRDKVKELPLVSLLCSCINSNPAENPTYKAEDAVDLNWCVIKDMEVIELNKRASGQAFEVILKPPSFDGVPELNTSMPQRKDPSLEEIQKKLEAAEERRKFQEAEMLKHLAEKREHEREVIQKAFEENNNFIKNAKEKLEQKMEAIKENREALLAAMLERLQEKDKHAEEVRKNKELKEEACR; from the exons ATGATGTCATGCGATAGGAGGGgtgctgctgctgatgctgctgAGCTCTTGTATCCGAGGAGCAGCAGGCACAGAGCAAAAGAGAGGGAGGTGAAGAAGAGGATACCAggcaaaaagacaaaaagagagagagggggggagATAAGGACAACACCTCATCAAGGAGAAAAG GACAGAGCGAAGGGTTGTAAGCGACACTGCATAAACATGACCTTGGCAG CATATCGAGACAAGGTGAAGGAGCTCCCTCTAGTGTCACTTCTGTGCTCCTGCATCAACTCAAACCCTGCAGAAAATCCCACATACAAGGCTGAGG ATGCAGTGGATCTCAACTGGTGTGTGATCAAAGATATGGAGGTCATTGAGCTGAACAAGCGGGCCTCGGGCCAGGCGTTTGAGGTGATCCTGAAACCCCCCTCTTTTGACGGTGTGCCTGAGCTTAACACTTCCATGCCCCAGCGTAAGGACCCCTCACTGGAGGAGATCCAGAAGAAACTGGAAGCAGCTGAGGAGAGGCGGAAG TTTCAGGAGGCTGAGATGTTAAAGCATCTTGCTGAGAAGAGGGAGCATGAGAGAGAGGTCATCCAGAAGGCCTTTGAAGAGAATAACAACTTCATTAAGAATGCTAAAGAAAAGCTGGAGCAGAAGATGGAAGCCATCAAAGAGAACCGTGAAGCTTTGCTTGCCGCCATGCTGGAGAGACTACAGGAAAAG GACAAACACGCAGAAGAGGTGAGGAAGAACAAAGAGCTGAAAGAGGAGGCCTGCCGGTAG